In one window of Pseudomonas chlororaphis subsp. chlororaphis DNA:
- a CDS encoding glycosyltransferase: MSPTAATKVLVIGYVWPEPRSSAASGHLMQILQVLLGQGWDITFSSPANPGEHKEDLSALGIRECPIELNNSSFDRFIAELAPDIVLFDQFMMEEQFGWRVEQQCPGALRVLETSDLQSLRHARHQRLKERLKASDDNDDFSALFAPAAAQEFAAMADTDQARREIAALYRCDLSLMISEFEIELLVKQFGLPPALLHWCPLMPEHMPHSYVPFAERAHFLSIGNFRHAPNWDAVLWMKNTVWPLIRQQLPGAQLHLYGAYTPPKAAALHNPAQGFLVMNWAEDALQVMSAARICLAPLRFGAGIKGKLLDAMLCGTPSVTTPVGAEAMHGDAPWPGAVAESASAIAAAAVRLYQDQALWSAAQEQGRQLLLARYRQQVHGPALIERLLHCRANLAQLRRDNFTGGMLRHHHHKSTQYMAQWIEAKNRLA, encoded by the coding sequence ATGAGTCCGACCGCCGCCACCAAAGTCCTGGTCATTGGTTATGTCTGGCCCGAACCCCGCTCATCGGCGGCCAGCGGGCACCTGATGCAGATCCTCCAGGTCTTGCTCGGGCAAGGCTGGGACATCACCTTCAGCAGCCCGGCCAACCCCGGCGAGCACAAGGAAGACCTGAGCGCCCTGGGCATCCGCGAGTGCCCGATCGAACTGAACAACAGCAGTTTTGACCGTTTCATCGCCGAACTGGCGCCGGATATCGTGCTGTTCGACCAGTTCATGATGGAGGAACAGTTCGGCTGGCGCGTCGAGCAGCAGTGCCCCGGCGCGCTGCGCGTGCTCGAGACCTCCGACCTGCAGAGCCTGCGCCACGCCCGCCATCAGCGCCTCAAGGAGCGCCTCAAGGCCAGCGACGACAACGATGACTTCAGCGCCCTGTTCGCCCCCGCCGCCGCTCAGGAGTTCGCCGCCATGGCCGACACCGACCAGGCCCGGCGCGAAATCGCCGCGCTGTACCGCTGCGACCTGAGCCTGATGATCTCCGAGTTCGAGATCGAGTTGCTGGTCAAGCAATTCGGTTTGCCGCCGGCCTTGCTGCACTGGTGCCCGCTGATGCCCGAGCACATGCCGCACAGCTATGTGCCCTTCGCCGAACGGGCGCACTTCCTGAGCATCGGCAACTTCCGCCACGCGCCGAACTGGGACGCGGTGCTGTGGATGAAGAACACCGTGTGGCCGCTGATCCGCCAGCAGCTGCCGGGCGCGCAGTTGCATCTCTATGGCGCCTACACCCCGCCCAAGGCCGCGGCCCTGCACAACCCGGCCCAGGGTTTCCTGGTGATGAACTGGGCCGAGGATGCCTTGCAAGTCATGTCCGCCGCGCGAATCTGCCTGGCGCCGCTACGCTTCGGCGCGGGCATCAAGGGCAAGCTGCTGGACGCCATGCTTTGTGGCACGCCGAGCGTCACCACCCCGGTCGGCGCCGAAGCCATGCACGGTGACGCGCCCTGGCCGGGAGCGGTGGCCGAGTCGGCCAGCGCCATCGCCGCAGCGGCGGTGCGCCTGTACCAGGACCAGGCGCTGTGGAGCGCGGCCCAGGAACAGGGGCGCCAACTGTTGCTTGCGCGCTATCGGCAACAGGTCCACGGCCCGGCCCTGATCGAGCGCCTGCTGCACTGCCGGGCGAACCTGGCGCAACTGCGCCGCGACAACTTCACCGGCGGCATGCTGCGTCACCATCACCACAAGAGCACCCAGTACATGGCGCAGTGGATCGAAGCGAAAAACCGCCTGGCCTGA
- a CDS encoding AraC family transcriptional regulator: MSRSARVTDPSYELMDDHNGLSIIYRQHGFPCPLVRWHFHKEYELHLIVASSGKVFIGDYIGNFHPESLFLTGPNLPHNWISQVAEDEVVAKRDMLVNFTDELFESGYQVFAELKSLTPLLERAQYGIEFRCKRTIAQAMDLMQRIADSSGITRLGHFFILLELLAACDDYQLLSGATNVQLADEHNVDRTNRAVDYIFAHYARELPLEEVADYLGMKPTYFSRVFKQATGRCFVEFVNRLRISKSCELLADGDKPVTDVCFESGFNNISNFNRRFQQLKGMTPSHYRRLAVQRLTEQNLA, from the coding sequence ATGAGCCGATCAGCGAGAGTCACCGACCCTTCCTACGAATTGATGGACGACCATAACGGCCTGTCGATCATCTATCGCCAGCACGGCTTCCCCTGCCCCCTGGTGCGCTGGCACTTCCACAAGGAATACGAGCTGCACCTGATCGTCGCCAGCTCCGGCAAGGTGTTCATCGGCGACTACATCGGCAACTTCCACCCCGAATCGCTGTTCCTCACCGGCCCCAACCTGCCCCACAACTGGATCAGCCAGGTGGCCGAGGACGAAGTGGTGGCCAAGCGCGACATGCTGGTGAACTTCACCGACGAGCTGTTCGAAAGCGGCTATCAGGTGTTCGCCGAACTCAAGAGCCTGACGCCGCTGCTGGAGCGCGCGCAGTACGGCATCGAGTTTCGCTGCAAGCGCACCATCGCCCAGGCCATGGACCTGATGCAGCGCATCGCCGACTCCAGCGGCATCACCCGCCTCGGGCACTTTTTCATCCTGCTGGAACTGCTGGCCGCCTGTGACGATTACCAGTTGCTGTCCGGCGCCACCAACGTGCAACTGGCCGACGAGCACAACGTCGACCGCACCAACCGCGCGGTGGACTACATCTTCGCCCACTACGCCCGCGAACTGCCGCTGGAAGAAGTCGCCGACTATCTGGGCATGAAACCCACCTACTTCTCCCGGGTGTTCAAGCAGGCCACCGGCCGCTGCTTCGTCGAGTTCGTCAACCGCCTGCGCATCAGCAAATCCTGCGAGTTGCTGGCCGACGGCGACAAGCCGGTGACCGACGTGTGCTTCGAGTCCGGCTTCAACAACATTTCCAACTTCAACCGGCGCTTCCAGCAACTCAAGGGCATGACCCCTTCCCACTACCGACGCCTGGCCGTGCAGCGCCTGACCGAACAGAACCTGGCCTGA
- a CDS encoding response regulator has protein sequence MISSSSVDEQSFRKLLSRNIALPLGVGVLSAVVFVSLISYLLSAIQWVQHSDRVINGINQAAKLTVDLETGMRGFLITGDEHFLDPYEVAKPQIFSELRELRGLVADNPQQVDRFKRLEALQEEWGLHAKNMIEMRRQEGDYRRSVQSGRGKRLTDQMRKEYDEAVAMEQQLRVDRNANVTRTTILSVVLYLLFVVVISGLLAYIGRRDLLNLSKSYSANLEAQQQSARSLAQQAWLRSGQTELAEQLLGQLTLNLLGRNLLQFCAQYLGSVVAALYVREEHGSLKRVAAYGFSREQEEREQSIFLGEGMVGQAAQQDRLIRLDEVPADYFKVSSGLGEGVPRSVLVVPTSDDDRVNGVIELGFLRALSERDVELLELIAGNIGTAIEGARYRQRLQEVLAETQQLNEELQVQQEELKTANEELEEQSRVLKESQVHLEAQQVELEQTNEQLAEQRDAMDRKNGELNQAQVQLQERAEELQRSSKYKSEFLANMSHELRTPLNSSLILAKLLAENAEENLSAEQVQFAESIYSAGNDLLNLINDILDISKVEAGKLEVRPENASVARLVEGLRGLFQPLTADKGLEFRVELQPGAPSMLFTDCQRVEQILKNLLSNAVKFTEKGQVSLTVSREPEAGIAFAVRDSGIGIAPEQQESIFEAFRQADGTTNRRYGGTGLGLSISRDLAALLGGSITVASEPGQGSVFTLVLPEQYVEHAPEPQEAARPAAVRVMPAPSKPATPPVPPVPEVEIARFADDRDKAPFATRCILVVEDEPNFAHILYDLAHELGYQCLVAHGADEGYSLAEQFVPDAILLDMRLPDHSGLTVLQRLKAHATTRHIPVHVISVEDRVEAAMHMGAIGYAVKPTTRQELKDVFARLEAKLTQKVKRVLLVEDDDLQRDSIARLIGDDDIEITAVGLAQEALELLRDNLYDCMVIDLKLPDMLGNDLLKRMSTEDICSFPPVIVYTGRNLTRDEEAELRKYSRSIIIKGARSPERLLDEVTLFLHKVESQLSHERQKMLKAARSRDKVFEGRKVLLVDDDVRNIFALTSALEQKGAIVVIGRNGHEAIAKLNEVEDIDLVLMDVMMPEMDGYEATQEIRKQPRWRKLPIIAVTAKAMKDDQERCLQAGANDYLAKPIDLDRLFSLIRVWLPKMERI, from the coding sequence ATGATCTCTTCGTCTTCGGTCGATGAACAGAGTTTTCGCAAGCTGCTAAGCCGCAACATCGCGCTTCCCCTGGGCGTGGGCGTGCTCAGCGCGGTGGTCTTCGTGTCCCTGATCAGCTATCTGCTCTCGGCGATCCAGTGGGTCCAGCACAGCGATCGGGTGATCAACGGCATCAACCAGGCCGCCAAGCTGACGGTCGACCTGGAAACCGGCATGCGCGGCTTCCTGATCACCGGCGACGAGCATTTTCTCGACCCATATGAAGTGGCCAAGCCGCAGATCTTCAGCGAATTGCGCGAGCTGCGCGGGCTGGTGGCGGACAATCCGCAGCAGGTGGACCGCTTCAAACGCCTGGAAGCCTTGCAGGAAGAGTGGGGCCTGCACGCGAAAAACATGATCGAGATGCGCCGCCAGGAGGGCGATTATCGCCGCTCGGTGCAGTCCGGCCGGGGCAAGCGCCTGACCGACCAGATGCGCAAGGAATACGACGAAGCGGTGGCGATGGAGCAGCAACTGCGGGTCGATCGCAACGCGAATGTCACACGCACCACGATCCTCAGCGTGGTCCTGTACCTGCTGTTCGTGGTGGTGATCAGCGGCCTGCTGGCCTATATCGGGCGCCGCGACCTGCTCAACCTGTCGAAGAGCTACAGCGCCAACCTCGAGGCCCAGCAGCAAAGTGCCCGGAGCCTGGCGCAACAGGCCTGGCTGCGCAGTGGCCAGACCGAACTGGCCGAGCAGTTGCTGGGGCAACTGACGCTGAACCTGCTGGGGCGCAACCTCCTGCAGTTCTGCGCGCAATACCTGGGCAGCGTGGTGGCGGCGCTGTACGTGCGTGAAGAGCACGGCAGCCTCAAGCGCGTGGCCGCCTACGGTTTCTCCCGCGAACAGGAAGAGCGCGAACAGTCGATTTTCCTCGGTGAAGGCATGGTCGGCCAGGCGGCCCAGCAGGACCGGCTGATCCGCCTGGACGAGGTGCCCGCCGATTACTTCAAGGTCAGCTCCGGCCTGGGCGAAGGCGTGCCGCGCAGCGTGCTGGTGGTGCCGACCAGCGACGACGACCGGGTCAACGGGGTGATCGAGCTGGGCTTCCTGCGCGCCCTCAGCGAGCGTGATGTCGAGCTGCTGGAACTGATCGCCGGCAATATCGGCACCGCCATCGAGGGCGCGCGTTATCGCCAGCGCCTGCAGGAAGTGCTGGCCGAAACCCAGCAGCTCAACGAAGAGCTGCAAGTGCAACAGGAAGAACTGAAGACCGCCAACGAGGAGCTCGAGGAACAGTCGCGGGTGCTCAAGGAGTCCCAGGTGCACCTGGAGGCCCAGCAGGTGGAGCTGGAGCAGACCAACGAGCAGCTGGCGGAGCAGCGCGACGCCATGGACCGCAAGAACGGCGAGCTGAACCAGGCCCAGGTGCAGTTGCAGGAGCGTGCCGAGGAGCTGCAGCGTTCGAGCAAGTACAAGTCCGAATTCCTCGCCAATATGTCCCACGAGCTGCGCACGCCGCTGAACAGCTCGCTGATCCTGGCCAAGCTGCTGGCGGAAAACGCCGAGGAAAACCTCAGTGCCGAACAGGTGCAGTTCGCCGAGTCGATTTATTCGGCAGGCAACGATCTGCTCAACCTGATCAACGACATTCTCGATATTTCCAAGGTAGAAGCCGGCAAGCTCGAAGTGCGTCCGGAAAACGCCAGCGTCGCGCGCCTGGTGGAAGGCCTGCGCGGGCTGTTCCAGCCGCTGACCGCGGACAAGGGCCTGGAATTTCGTGTCGAGTTGCAGCCCGGCGCGCCTTCGATGCTGTTCACCGACTGCCAGCGGGTCGAGCAGATTCTCAAGAACCTGCTGTCCAACGCGGTGAAGTTCACCGAGAAGGGCCAGGTCAGCCTGACCGTGTCGCGCGAGCCGGAGGCGGGCATTGCCTTTGCTGTGCGCGACTCAGGGATAGGCATCGCCCCGGAACAGCAGGAAAGCATTTTCGAAGCCTTCCGCCAGGCCGATGGCACCACCAATCGCCGTTACGGCGGCACGGGCCTGGGGTTGTCGATTTCCCGCGACCTGGCGGCATTGCTCGGCGGTTCGATCACGGTCGCCAGCGAGCCGGGGCAGGGCAGTGTCTTCACCCTGGTGCTGCCGGAACAATACGTCGAGCACGCACCAGAGCCGCAAGAGGCGGCCAGGCCCGCCGCCGTGCGGGTGATGCCGGCGCCGAGCAAACCGGCTACGCCGCCGGTTCCCCCGGTGCCCGAGGTGGAGATTGCGCGTTTCGCCGACGATCGCGACAAGGCGCCGTTCGCCACCCGCTGCATCCTGGTGGTGGAGGACGAACCGAACTTTGCCCACATTCTGTATGACCTGGCCCACGAGCTGGGTTACCAGTGCCTGGTGGCCCACGGCGCCGACGAGGGCTACAGCCTGGCCGAGCAGTTCGTGCCGGACGCGATCCTGCTGGACATGCGCCTGCCGGATCATTCCGGCCTGACGGTGTTGCAGCGCCTTAAGGCGCATGCCACCACCCGGCATATCCCGGTGCATGTGATCTCCGTGGAAGACCGGGTCGAGGCCGCCATGCACATGGGCGCCATCGGCTACGCGGTCAAGCCCACCACCCGGCAAGAGCTCAAGGACGTGTTCGCCCGCCTGGAGGCCAAGCTCACCCAGAAGGTCAAGCGTGTGCTGCTGGTGGAGGACGACGATCTGCAGCGCGACAGCATCGCCCGGCTGATCGGCGACGACGACATCGAGATCACCGCCGTCGGCCTGGCCCAGGAGGCCCTGGAGCTGCTGCGCGACAACCTCTACGACTGCATGGTCATCGACCTGAAGCTGCCGGACATGCTCGGCAACGACCTGCTCAAGCGCATGTCCACCGAGGACATCTGCTCGTTCCCGCCGGTGATCGTCTATACCGGGCGCAACCTGACCCGCGACGAAGAGGCGGAGCTGCGCAAGTATTCGCGCTCGATCATCATCAAGGGCGCGCGCTCGCCCGAGCGCCTGCTGGACGAAGTGACCCTGTTCCTGCACAAGGTCGAGTCGCAGCTGTCCCACGAGCGGCAGAAGATGCTCAAGGCCGCCCGCAGCCGCGACAAGGTCTTCGAGGGGCGCAAGGTCCTGCTGGTGGACGACGACGTGCGCAATATCTTCGCCCTCACCAGCGCCCTGGAGCAGAAAGGCGCGATCGTGGTCATCGGCCGCAACGGCCATGAGGCGATCGCCAAGCTCAACGAAGTCGAGGACATCGACCTGGTGCTGATGGATGTGATGATGCCCGAGATGGACGGCTACGAAGCCACCCAGGAAATCCGCAAGCAGCCGCGCTGGCGCAAGCTGCCGATCATCGCGGTGACCGCCAAGGCCATGAAGGACGATCAGGAGCGCTGCCTGCAGGCCGGGGCCAACGATTACCTGGCCAAGCCGATCGACCTCGACCGGCTGTTTTCCCTCATTCGAGTCTGGTTACCCAAGATGGAAAGAATCTAG
- the efeU gene encoding iron uptake transporter permease EfeU has product MLVPFLIMLREGIEATLIVGIIASYLQQTGRGQWMPAVWIGVFLAAALALLVGGGLELMSAEFPQKQQELFEGIVGLVAVGILSSMVFWMRKVARSLKHSLQASLDQALIGSRHQVTALIAMVFFAVAREGLETVFFLLAVFQQSQGPTAPIGALLGLVVAIIVGWLIYSGSMRLNLSAFFRWTGLFILVVAAGILANSVQALHEAGVWNHLQTVLFDFSASLPMDGPLGSVLAGMFGYQDAPTVSTLGAYLIYLLVTLVLFFMPGAAPAASPSSSVSSQ; this is encoded by the coding sequence ATGCTCGTTCCATTTCTGATCATGCTGCGCGAAGGGATCGAAGCCACGCTCATCGTTGGCATCATCGCCAGTTACCTGCAACAGACCGGGCGCGGCCAGTGGATGCCGGCCGTGTGGATCGGAGTGTTTCTCGCCGCGGCCCTGGCGCTGCTGGTGGGGGGCGGCCTGGAGCTGATGAGCGCCGAGTTTCCGCAAAAGCAGCAGGAACTCTTCGAAGGCATCGTCGGCCTGGTGGCCGTGGGTATCCTCAGTTCCATGGTGTTCTGGATGCGCAAGGTCGCGCGTTCGCTCAAGCACTCCCTGCAAGCCTCGCTGGACCAGGCGCTGATCGGCTCCCGGCACCAGGTCACGGCGCTGATCGCCATGGTGTTCTTCGCCGTGGCCCGCGAAGGCCTGGAAACCGTGTTCTTCCTCCTCGCGGTGTTCCAGCAGAGCCAAGGCCCCACTGCGCCCATCGGCGCCCTGCTCGGCCTGGTAGTGGCGATCATTGTCGGTTGGCTGATCTACAGCGGCAGCATGCGCCTGAACCTCAGCGCGTTCTTCCGCTGGACCGGCCTGTTCATCCTGGTGGTGGCCGCCGGCATCCTCGCCAACTCGGTGCAGGCCCTGCATGAAGCCGGGGTCTGGAACCACCTGCAGACGGTGCTGTTCGACTTCAGCGCCAGCCTGCCGATGGACGGCCCGCTGGGTTCGGTGCTGGCCGGCATGTTCGGTTACCAGGACGCGCCGACCGTCAGCACCCTGGGCGCCTATCTGATCTACCTGCTGGTGACCCTGGTGCTGTTCTTCATGCCCGGCGCGGCACCCGCCGCCAGCCCATCGTCTTCCGTTTCCAGCCAGTAA
- a CDS encoding chemotaxis protein CheB has translation MNDDANGQSALPRVEAIVIGASAGGVEALLKIFTAFPEGFSLPIVVVLHLPEEHRSQLAELFAQRLALPVKEARDKQTIERGTLYFAVPGYHLSVEQDRSLSLSQEERVHHSRPAIDYLFDSAADAYGPRLAAVLLTGANQDGAHGLAQVKRRGGLSIVQDPAEAQVATMPEAAIALHRPDYILPLHGISRLLVELERIAC, from the coding sequence ATGAACGATGACGCCAACGGGCAATCCGCCTTGCCGCGGGTCGAGGCCATAGTGATAGGTGCGTCGGCCGGCGGCGTCGAGGCATTGCTGAAAATCTTCACGGCGTTTCCCGAGGGCTTCAGCCTGCCGATAGTGGTGGTGCTGCACCTGCCCGAAGAGCATCGCAGCCAGTTGGCCGAGCTGTTCGCCCAGCGCCTGGCGCTGCCCGTGAAAGAGGCCCGCGACAAGCAGACCATCGAGCGCGGCACCCTGTATTTCGCGGTGCCCGGTTATCACTTGTCGGTGGAGCAGGACCGCAGCCTGTCCCTGAGCCAGGAGGAGCGCGTGCATCATTCGCGTCCCGCCATCGATTACCTGTTCGACTCCGCCGCCGATGCCTATGGCCCGCGCCTGGCCGCGGTGCTGCTGACCGGGGCCAACCAGGACGGCGCCCATGGCCTGGCCCAGGTCAAGCGGCGCGGTGGCCTGAGCATTGTCCAGGACCCGGCCGAGGCCCAGGTGGCGACCATGCCCGAGGCGGCCATCGCGCTGCACCGACCGGATTACATTCTCCCTTTGCACGGCATCAGCCGTCTGCTTGTCGAGCTGGAACGAATCGCATGTTAA
- a CDS encoding response regulator, which translates to MPPTDSTILVVEDDAIVRMLIVDVLEELEFKVLEAAGSEEALARLQDRALRIDLMMTDVGLPGMDGKELAASARALRPELPVLFASGYAENIEVPAGMAVIGKPFSIDQLRDKVRAILG; encoded by the coding sequence ATGCCCCCCACCGATTCCACCATCCTGGTCGTCGAAGACGATGCCATCGTGCGCATGCTGATTGTCGATGTGCTGGAAGAGCTGGAATTCAAGGTACTGGAAGCCGCAGGCAGCGAAGAGGCCCTGGCTCGGTTGCAGGACCGCGCGCTGCGGATCGACCTGATGATGACCGACGTCGGCCTGCCCGGCATGGACGGCAAGGAACTGGCGGCCAGCGCCCGCGCCTTGCGCCCGGAGTTGCCGGTACTGTTCGCCAGCGGCTACGCGGAAAACATCGAGGTGCCCGCCGGCATGGCGGTGATCGGCAAGCCCTTCTCCATCGACCAGTTGCGCGACAAGGTCCGCGCCATCCTCGGCTGA
- a CDS encoding hybrid sensor histidine kinase/response regulator, translating to MLSNIQAKLLIVDDLPENLLALEALIKREDRQVYKALSADEALSLLLQHEFAMAILDVQMPGMNGFELAELMRGTEKTKNIPIVFVSAAGRELDYAFKGYESGAVDFLHKPLDTHAVKSKVNVFVDLYRQSKAMKQQVEALEQSRREQEALLKQLQATQNELEQAVRMRDDFMSIVAHEVRTPLNGLILETQLRKMHLARDNAAAFTLDKMHAMVDRDERQIKSLIRLIEDMLDISRIRTGKLSIRPSRVDLVQLVRGLLENFAPQVEAAESSIALSAEDSVLGQWDEFRIEQVISNLLTNALRYGAKSPIEVRVYSTGGQARVEVRDHGIGISEENQARIFQQFERVSVNHAVAGLGLGLFISEQIVTAHGGTIEVDSRIGEGALFRVCLPL from the coding sequence ATGTTAAGTAATATCCAAGCCAAGCTGCTGATCGTCGACGATCTGCCAGAGAACCTGTTGGCCCTCGAAGCGCTGATCAAGCGCGAGGACCGCCAGGTGTACAAGGCGCTGTCAGCGGACGAGGCATTGTCGCTGTTGCTCCAGCATGAGTTCGCCATGGCCATCCTCGATGTGCAGATGCCCGGCATGAACGGCTTCGAGCTGGCCGAGCTGATGCGCGGCACCGAGAAGACCAAGAACATCCCCATCGTGTTCGTCAGCGCCGCCGGGCGCGAGCTCGACTATGCCTTCAAGGGCTACGAAAGCGGCGCGGTGGACTTTTTGCACAAGCCGCTGGATACCCATGCGGTGAAGAGCAAGGTCAATGTGTTCGTCGACCTGTACCGGCAGAGCAAGGCCATGAAGCAGCAGGTCGAAGCCCTGGAGCAGAGCCGGCGTGAGCAGGAGGCGTTGCTCAAGCAGTTGCAGGCGACCCAGAACGAGCTGGAGCAGGCGGTGCGCATGCGTGACGATTTCATGTCGATCGTCGCCCACGAGGTGCGCACGCCGCTGAACGGCCTGATCCTGGAAACCCAGCTGCGCAAGATGCACCTGGCCCGCGACAACGCCGCCGCCTTCACCCTGGACAAGATGCACGCCATGGTCGACCGCGACGAGCGCCAGATCAAAAGCCTGATCCGCCTGATCGAGGACATGCTGGACATCTCGCGGATCCGTACCGGCAAGCTGTCGATCCGCCCGAGCCGGGTCGACCTGGTGCAGCTGGTTCGCGGCCTGCTGGAGAATTTCGCGCCCCAGGTCGAGGCCGCCGAGTCGTCGATTGCCTTGAGCGCCGAAGACTCGGTGCTCGGCCAGTGGGACGAGTTCCGCATCGAACAGGTGATCTCCAACCTGCTGACCAATGCCTTGCGTTATGGCGCCAAGAGCCCGATCGAAGTACGGGTCTACAGCACAGGGGGGCAGGCGCGGGTCGAAGTGCGCGATCACGGGATTGGCATCAGCGAGGAAAACCAGGCGCGTATCTTCCAGCAGTTCGAGCGCGTCTCTGTCAATCATGCGGTGGCCGGGCTCGGGCTGGGGTTGTTCATTTCC
- a CDS encoding CheR family methyltransferase, with protein MERNTEIELRLLIEAIYLKYSYDFRDYSGASIKRRINHALRQFECKTISALQERVLHDPGAFMQLLQFLTIPVSEMFRDPSHFLAIRQEVVPLLKTYPSIKVWIAGCSTGEEVYSMAILLREEGLLERTIIYATDINPSSLEKAKQGIFSLENIRAYTQNYQQAGGLRSFADYYTAAYDYAIFDKTLRENVTFADHSLATDSVFSETQLISCRNVLIYFNKKLQDRAFGLFHESLCHRGFLVLGSKETLDFSAYGEHFEPLVKQERVYRKS; from the coding sequence GTGGAGCGCAATACCGAGATCGAACTGCGCCTGTTGATCGAAGCTATCTACCTCAAGTACAGCTACGACTTCCGCGATTACTCCGGCGCCTCGATCAAGCGCCGGATCAACCATGCGCTGCGCCAGTTCGAATGCAAGACCATTTCCGCCCTGCAGGAGCGGGTGCTGCACGATCCGGGCGCGTTCATGCAGCTGCTGCAGTTCCTGACGATCCCGGTCAGCGAGATGTTTCGCGACCCGTCGCACTTCCTGGCGATTCGCCAGGAAGTGGTGCCGCTGCTCAAGACCTATCCCTCGATCAAGGTCTGGATCGCTGGCTGCAGCACCGGCGAAGAGGTCTATTCCATGGCCATCCTGTTGCGCGAGGAAGGGTTGCTGGAGCGCACCATCATCTACGCCACCGATATCAATCCCAGCTCCCTGGAGAAGGCCAAGCAGGGCATCTTTTCCCTGGAGAACATCCGCGCCTACACCCAGAACTACCAGCAGGCCGGCGGTTTGCGCTCCTTTGCCGACTACTACACGGCGGCCTACGACTACGCTATCTTCGACAAGACCTTGCGTGAGAACGTGACCTTCGCCGATCACAGCCTGGCGACCGACAGCGTGTTTTCCGAAACCCAGCTGATTTCCTGTCGCAACGTGCTGATCTATTTCAACAAGAAGTTGCAGGACCGGGCCTTCGGCCTGTTCCACGAGTCGCTCTGCCACCGTGGGTTCCTGGTGCTGGGCAGCAAGGAAACCCTGGACTTCTCGGCCTACGGCGAGCATTTCGAGCCGCTGGTCAAACAAGAACGGGTCTACCGCAAATCATGA
- the efeO gene encoding iron uptake system protein EfeO, with amino-acid sequence MTQQASPQPPTPSVLRWALAGSVMVMIAAGGLFYYASQLAASKRQAHQDEITVTIHPRSCEPNALSVPAGPASFRIVNRSDRAVEWEILDGVLVVEERENIAPGLSQVINARLQPGDYAITCGLLSNPRGTLHVTPTAESDAQAKARPSMVAFIGPLSEFRVYLSSQGTALIKAVSELEHAIQAGDLAQAQALYPPARAAYQRLAPAAQRLGELDNSINARADYFEKREQDPAFVGFHRLEYALFQQRDLSGLAPIAQRLLSDVTTLKQQLLAQSLPPEQLVSLVARTQRSIAEVRAASGEEERYSHSDLNGFAANLETTRKVVDLLRPLLAKPATPLLAQIDSALGALDSQYSALRSAEGYASYDSVGADQRKRIADQAKVLADALDGIDPVLGLSGL; translated from the coding sequence ATGACCCAGCAAGCCTCCCCACAGCCCCCGACACCGAGCGTCCTGCGCTGGGCACTCGCGGGCTCCGTGATGGTGATGATCGCCGCCGGCGGGCTGTTCTATTACGCCTCGCAGCTGGCCGCCAGCAAGCGCCAGGCGCACCAGGACGAAATCACCGTGACCATCCACCCCCGCAGCTGCGAGCCGAACGCCCTGAGCGTGCCGGCCGGGCCAGCGAGCTTTCGTATCGTCAACCGTTCGGACCGCGCCGTGGAATGGGAAATCCTCGACGGCGTGCTGGTGGTCGAAGAACGGGAAAACATCGCGCCGGGCCTGAGCCAGGTGATCAACGCCAGGCTGCAGCCCGGCGACTACGCCATCACCTGCGGCCTGCTGAGCAACCCGCGCGGCACCCTGCATGTGACCCCGACGGCCGAGTCCGACGCCCAGGCCAAGGCCCGACCGTCGATGGTCGCCTTTATCGGTCCGCTGTCGGAGTTCAGGGTCTACCTGAGCAGCCAAGGCACAGCCCTGATCAAGGCCGTGAGCGAGCTGGAGCACGCCATCCAGGCCGGCGACCTGGCCCAGGCCCAGGCCTTGTACCCGCCGGCCCGCGCGGCCTACCAGCGTCTTGCTCCGGCCGCCCAGCGCCTGGGCGAACTGGACAACAGCATCAACGCCCGCGCCGACTACTTCGAAAAACGCGAGCAGGACCCCGCTTTCGTCGGCTTCCACCGCCTCGAATACGCGCTGTTCCAGCAACGCGACCTGAGTGGCCTGGCGCCGATCGCCCAGCGCCTGCTCAGCGATGTCACCACGCTCAAGCAACAACTGCTGGCCCAGTCGCTGCCACCGGAGCAACTGGTCAGCCTGGTCGCGCGCACCCAGCGCAGCATCGCCGAGGTGCGCGCCGCCAGCGGCGAGGAAGAACGCTACAGCCACAGCGACCTCAACGGCTTTGCCGCCAACCTGGAAACCACGCGCAAGGTCGTCGACCTGCTGCGACCCTTGCTGGCCAAGCCCGCCACCCCGCTGCTGGCGCAGATCGACAGCGCCCTCGGCGCCCTCGACAGCCAGTACAGCGCCTTGCGCAGCGCCGAGGGCTATGCCTCCTACGACAGTGTCGGCGCCGATCAGCGCAAGCGGATCGCCGACCAGGCCAAGGTTCTGGCCGATGCACTCGATGGAATCGATCCCGTCCTTGGCCTCTCCGGCCTGTAA